The nucleotide window TGGCCACCGACGAAAGCGATGTTGCTGCGTTCCAGCTTATCCTTGAGATATTCGTAGACGGTGAAGGTGACGGCCTGGCCGGGGGCGACGCGCATGATGCGAGGCGTGATGCCCTTGTAAAAAGCGTGGAAGCCTTCTTGCCTGTGGGTTGCGTTAGCGTTTGTAGGTGCCTTTTCCTGCACCAAGGGGGGAAGCACATACTTGAACATGTCGCCCGAGATGCGGGCTATCCTCGTCCAGGCACTGACGCCAggctcggcgggcgtcttTTGCAGGCGCGTCTTGATGGTATCGATGGGAGCGTTGCTCAGGGGGCCCATGGCACCGCtgacgaggccgatgaggGTGGTCTGCCAGCCGGGCAGGTTGACACCTTCGTACTGGGGCTGCCATTCCTTGAGCCACTCCTTGAAGTAGCTGTACGCGGTAAAGTTGACGGCCTGGTTGCTGCCCTGTCGCAGGGCGGTCAGGCTCACGCCGCGGTACAGGGCGCCGAAGCCTTCCTCGCGGACGACGGTGTagagggcgtgggcggcgttgcggtACTTGGGGACGTCGAGGGGGTCGGCCATGGAGTGGTGCTGGGCCTGGAGGCGGATCTTGATGACCTCCATGggggtgacgacggcgacggcctcggtgacgccggcggcgaggccggcgaagaaggtggcctggccggagacgacgccggtggacttgtcggcgaggagctgcttgTAGGACTCGAAGGAGGTGAAGCGGATGGCCATCTTGGGGACGATGCCGGtgagcacggcgccgaggcccttgTACAGGCCGAGGGGCGTCTCCTTCTTGACGATCTCGACGCCCGTCTTGACGAAGCCGCGCTTgggggcgccgggctgccgcgcgcggcgcgagaGCTGCATGCGCACCTTGATTGTGTC belongs to Purpureocillium takamizusanense chromosome 1, complete sequence and includes:
- the SFC1 gene encoding Mitochondrial succinate-fumarate transporter (COG:C~EggNog:ENOG503NVPF), whose protein sequence is MPRTSDGNKKPPTAAVNLIAGGGAGMMEALVCHPLDTIKVRMQLSRRARQPGAPKRGFVKTGVEIVKKETPLGLYKGLGAVLTGIVPKMAIRFTSFESYKQLLADKSTGVVSGQATFFAGLAAGVTEAVAVVTPMEVIKIRLQAQHHSMADPLDVPKYRNAAHALYTVVREEGFGALYRGVSLTALRQGSNQAVNFTAYSYFKEWLKEWQPQYEGVNLPGWQTTLIGLVSGAMGPLSNAPIDTIKTRLQKTPAEPGVSAWTRIARISGDMFKQEGFHAFYKGITPRIMRVAPGQAVTFTVYEYLKDKLERSNIAFVGGQFEE